AGTTTTCAAACGCTTTTCACCTAAAAACTTTCCTGGGTAGTACCAGATGAGGGCACCTAATACAGAACCGAAAAGTCCGGCGAAAAATACGCCAAAAATATTTAATTTTTCTGGAGTTGCCCTCGCAGTAAATCCTGCCAGTGGCATAATTAGCTCTGATGGAATCGGGGGAAACAGATTCTCTAAAAACATCAACAGAGCAATACCCCAATATCCTAGGGAGTTGATGGTGTGAACTATCCATTCAAGCATCAGTCAATTCCTTGTAACTGCTAAATTAATTTGCTGGCTAAATTTGGCGTTAGCTTTTTCAAAATTTAATTTTCTGCGCTGACTGGAGCCAAAATAATTTGGCGTGAATAACAGTGCCAATTACACTGAAGAAATTAGGCGCAAAAGATCTAAGGCTCATGAGAAAAGGCAAAAATCAAAAATTCTTTTGACTTTTGCCTTTTGATTTCTATCTTCCCCTACGTATCTAGACTGTTGGGGTTAATGATTGCACTCTTGATTCCGATTGCCAATCTAATGGGTTCCAAACCCGATCTTCTAAAGCCATCTGCTCAATTAAACTTGCTAATCTTAAAGCTTTAAGGGCTTGTTCGCCACCGACTGATGGTTGATTGCCACCGTGGACGCAGTTGACAAAATGTTCTAACTCTGCACTTAGAGGTTGAATATTAGTTGTATAAACTTTCTCAATCAAACCATCTTGGCGATAAAGTACTTGCCGATGATCGTTTAGAGAATTGGCATTCATTTGTCGATGAATCAAAATCTCATTTTTGAGAAAATCCGCTTCAGTGAATGAATTTTTACAATGGGCAACAATCCGACGAATTTTTCTATGGGTAACTTTGCTGGCAGTTAAAGTTGCTACAATCCCATTAGCGAATCCTAAGGTGGCAGTTACGTAATCTAAATAACCAGAGTCTAGTGCCCGGCTACCGCTAGCAGTCAACTTTACTACTGGGGAGGCAGCTAATTCTAGAAGTAGGTCAATGTCATGGATCATTAAATCAAGTACGACAGAAACATCGTTAGCCCGATCTGAATAAGGACTCATCCGATGGGCTTCTATTGCCAACAATTCCTCAGTTTTTAGCACTTTGCTTAATTCACGAAATGCTGGATTGAAGCGCTCAATATGACCTACTTGAAGAATACACTGAGATTCGGCTGCGGCGTTAACTAGGGATTCTGCCTCAGAAATACTGGCAGCAATTGGTTTTTCAATTAAAACGTGAATTCCTGCGAGTAGACAGTTGATACCGACGGCATAATGCAGACGAGTCGGAACAGCAATGCAAACTGCTTCCACATGGGGGAGTAGGTCACAATAATCTTCAAAGAATTTGACCTTATATTTGCTAGCTGTTTCTAATCCTCTCTCGACGTTAATATCTGAAACACCGACCAGTTCAACATCTTTCATTGAACTCAAGACTCGGGTATGATGTTGCCCCATGTTACCCACTCCAATTACGCCTATGCGAATTGGTCGTGGTTGGTTGCGCTGTGTATATAGATTTGGTTCTGCCACTGACATGCTATCTTGCACTATGATTCTCTCCTCAACCACCAAATTTAGAGACGCTACGGTCGTTGGCCTTTATACTTAACTGCCAGTTACGATCCGTCTAAAACCATCCAGATGGTAACATAGAGGTTCTATTTATGAAGAATTTCAAAGTTTGTTATGGGTTCCCGTAATCTGAGTATGTTTTGTATATTCACTTCGCCATTGCTTAATTTTTTACACTTTACAGAAAATCTAATATGTCTTCTTATTAACTTAAGAATCTAAGTAATACTTAAGAGGAAATTAGCCAGATGGTATTTAAGTAATTAATTACCTGGATCGATATCTGATTGATAAAATTAGAATTTATCAATTTTTTTGTGTGTAAAAATACAGAAAAGTAAAAACGTCATACTGAGATTTGTCTGCATGAAAATTTTAAGAATTTATGAATAACGATCGCCACTGATACACTTTAATAATTTTTACATAATTAACCGCAATTCTTGCAGATTGTGCTGTGCAATTTTTAGAACACACTAAAATATTGAGCTTACCGATTTTAGGAAGTCATTGAGACTACGATCGCCAACAGGTCTACAAAGCCTCTAGGAATCAGATTTAGCGATTAGAAATCCAAAATTTACAACCACAATGAAAGCTGTAATTCTCTTATCTGGGGGATTGGACTCTTCCACAATCTTGTACCAAGCTAAAGCTGAGGGCTATGAGTGTCACGCCCTTTCCTTTGATTATCGGCAGCGACATCAGCGGGAGTTACAGTCTGCCTTGTTGGTAGCGCAAAAAGCTGGGGTGGCAAAACATCAAGTAGTGAATTTCGACTTACGACAATGGGGTGGTTCGGCACTCACAGACGATCGCATTGATTTACCAGAGGAGCGTTCTCTAGATGAAATGTCTCAAAACATACCTGTAACCTATGTACCTGCCCGAAATACTATTTTTTTAAGTTTTGCCCTCGCCTACTCAGAAGCGATCGCTGCACAGCGGGTCTACATCGGCGTTAATGCCTTAGATTACTCTGGTTATCCTGATTGCCGCCCAGACTATATCCAGGCGATGCAAGAAGTTTTTCGTTTAGGAACAAAACAAGGACGGGAGGGAGAACCTATTACTATCGCTGCACCCTTGATTAACCTGAAAAAAACCGAAATTATCCAGCTAGGTAATCAACTGGGTGTTCCTTGGGAACTCACATGGTCTTGTTATGCAGGTGCTGATGTCGCCTGTGGTGTTTGTGATTCTTGTCGCTTAAGGTTAGCAGCTTTTGCAGAATTAGGATTAAAAGATCCTATTCTCTATGCCCAGTAGAGTGGTGGAGATGAGGGAGTGTGGTGAGTGTGGGGAGAAAGGGGACAAGGAAGATAGAGGAGACAAGAGAGATGAGAAGAAATCATTCATGACTATTGCCTTTTGACACTTGACCCTTGACTGTGGACTTTTGACCTTTGACAAATGCCCCAATTATTCCGTTGTCGTGTCTGCTTTTAGGCGTCGGAGTTGGACTTGGTGCAACCGGGGCCCAATGACTGAAACTACAGTAAATTCGAGATTTTCAAACAAGAAAGTTTCACCTTTGGCGGGAAGTTTCTGAAGATTGTATAGCAGGAAGCCGCCTAATGTTTGATATTCCTTAGTCAAAGGCAAATTCAGGTCTAAAACTTCGTTGAGGTCTTCTAAGTTGATTTGCGCTTGTACCAGAAATGTCTGCTCGTCTAACATCTGGATGAGTAAATCTTCAGCGCTGTCCAGTACGCCTGCATCGCCAATGATTTCGGCAATTACATCGTGCAGCGTTACCAAGCCCACGATACCGCCAAATTCATTCACCACCATCACCATCGCTGGTTTTTCCTGCTGCATCATTGGTAATAGTTCGCTCAAGGGAGTGTGTTCTGGAACAAAGCGCGCCGGACGCATCCAAGGTTGAATGAGCGATTCTAAAGTCAGCTTCCCTACAGCCAAAGATTGTGCCAAATCTTTAAAGTAAACTATGCCACGAATGTCGTCTAAAGATTCGCCAATAATTGGATAGCGGGAATGACCGCTAGCAGACATTTCTTTGAGAAATCTCTGAAAGTTAGCATCTTTGGGCAAAGCGACAATGCTAGTGCGGGGAATCATGACTTCTTGTACCATCACATCCCCAAATTCAAAAACGTTATTTAATAGTTCTCGCTCTGAAAGCTGTAAACCAGTTGATTCTCGTTCTGTAGAAATAATTAACTGCAATTCTTCTGGAGTTACAGGTGGTCTCCAACCTTGTCCTGTGTATTCAATGCCAAACAGTCTTAAAAGCCAGCGATTGGATTGGTTAAGAATCCAGATGAAAGGGCTAAAAAAACGCACGATCGCTTTGACTGACGGCCCCAAAAATCTGGCTAGCTGTTCTGAGTACAGCATTGCTACTGATTTGGGGCAAAGTTCTCCTAAAACAATTTGCAGATAGGCAATCAAAAAAAAGGTGATAGGAACCGATAGAGAATGAGCGATAAATAGGCTCATTTCTCTAGGTAAAGGCCAGGATTTTAGCCATGCATCCACTAAGACAACAATCGAGCTTTCGCCAATCCATCCCAGTGCCAAACTAGAAAGCGTAATGCCTAACTGGGTGGTAGAGAGCAGTCGGTCAATACTACGTTGCAACATTTCTACGGCGATCGCAGGAATATCACCAGCTTGGACTAACTGATGGATACGCGATCGCCGCACTGTCACCATTGAAAACTCAGCTGTGACAAAAAAAGCATTGATGGCAATCAGTAGCAGCACTGATAACAATCGCAGCCCCACATCTGTCCAAATTAAGCTAGGAAAACCACTCACGGCTAAAGCTCGTGTACAACTTATGCACCCACTCTTAGATTTACAATTTTGGATTCGGGAATTAGGGATAGTGGTTGCAATTTTTCCCCAGTCCCCGTATTCAACTACGGTAGGGATTTGCGTAGCTGGATTGTTTAACGAGAGCAAATTGTTCGCGGAAGCCTTCGCAGTGCCAGTATCTCACGAATGCTTCGCAGCGAGTTCTGCTTGATAAAGGAAGCTAATCCAACTACTAGCTTTTGCTTCTTTAGATCTCATCTAAAATTTCAAAACCCACAATTCACAATTGCCTCACCTATTTTTCTACAGGAATATTCGTCACTTCCAACTTTAATTGTTGAGCAGGATAATCTGTCAGCGCCAGAGAAACCTTTTTGACATCATCGAGTAGAGCTGTAGGAATACTTACTGTACCGGAAAAAGCTGGGCCATTAGCTGGTAATTCTGCTGGTAAACCCTCTGTACTAGCACTGAGAGTTCGTCCTTTGTCATCGGTGACATCCAAAAAACTATAAAGGAAGCGTACAGAATCAGCACCTTTATTCTGCATTTTCACTTTCAGTAGTAAATCTCCACCCGAATAGCGAGCAGATTGCACAGAAAAAGTTACCCCTTTATTTTCAGCAGTGACAGGAAATCCTTTTTGGAGTTTTTCTTCAGCCACTTCTGTAGGCTTTTCTTCAGGCTTCTGCTTATTAGTGTTGGTATCCTCATCATCTTCATCTAGCTTTTCGGACTTAGCGGCCTTGGTCTTACCCTCAATTCGTGCCTTGACAATTTTGAGGATTTCTTCTTCTTTTAATAACGCTAAGTTTCCCGATTGTGAGTTAGAGGACTTACTGCTAGTAAATTTACTTGTGGGACGGCCATCTGGTGTGCTGACGCCTTTGAGTGCTGAACTCCCTAAAGTGAAGCCCCAAAATGCGCTGACAGACCCTGCTCCCAACATCAGGGTTAACAAAATTAACGTAAGAAGTACAGTGGAATTTAATTTCATCGCTCTTGAGCTATTGCGGAATCAGGCTAGTTTATTTAAACGTATTTAGGCTATTGACTGTGTCAAGTTTAGTTTTTTTGGTTTATGCCTCACCCAACCGTGGGTGAAACAAGTTCAAAGTTAGCGTATCTACGTATCCTCAAGTCCCCTTCATTGATCGGTGGGGTTAACCCAAAACTAAAATTTGTGAACCTCAATCCTTATAAGAACTTAATCAATATTAGTCTGCACTATCTCATAATCAAATTATGTAGTAAAAAAATCTGGTAAACTAGCTTCGAGGGTATACGAGCTAGTAAAATCAAGCTACAATAAAATTCGACCAGGGTTGGCCGAGCGGTTGAGGCAGCGAACTCATAATTCGCCCAAGGCAGGTTCAACTCCTGCACCCTGGATTAAAAAAATATTAAGTTAAATATGAAGTTTAAGGAGCCAGTCGCGTGGGCGGGTCTCCCGACTTGAGCGAACTGGCGTTGCTGAGTCATGAGTTACTAATAATTCTGATATCGGTTGGAGCTAAATAATCCTGGAAAAGGTTCGAGAGACTAGCTATGAGAGACTAGGTAGTTTATTCTAGCCACCTAACTCCACCTTGTATCAACCTTTTCACCGAAACAGCATCAATGAGTGAGACGATCGCTCATTACTCAGCACTCTTACTATGGTAGTGAATTTTAAAAGCGGAACTCAGTACCCACTTTCATCTGTTCAGCATTGACACGGGGAGACATCAGTAGTGATGTGCCGTAAGGATTAGGTAAATCTGGGGTGCGAAGATACGGATCGTTGGTAGCTTGCTGAGTCAGCATATCCCGATAAACACCGTTTACCAATTCACCATCGCGGGCAATTTCATTTTCAGGAAAAGAATTTGAAAACGACCCAGCGCCCAGAAAAGAGTCTAGCTGACGCTTCAAACTGCGATTTTCATAGAAATTTGGATCGTGTCGAAAAAAAGCACGCTCAATAGCATCATTTGGGGCTTCATAATTAGGTGTTGCCGTTTGGGCGTTACCTACAGAAGGAAAAGCGATACCAGTAGCTAGCAATACCCAGAAAACACTCAGGGGTTTAAGGTTTATACCCATATTCATTACTCCTCAACTTTTGGGCGAATCTTAATTTATGCTTAAATTCAGAACTCCGATCGGTTCAACCTTTGGTGTAGCACAATTTTTAACGTCTTGTAATGACTTATTCTACTGAAACCCTCAATCAATCAGATATTTGGGCAGCTACTGCTGATTTGTCCACCCTGCGTAGTAAGTTACTGGATTTATTTTGTCAACTTGCTTATCAAGAGGGTGATTTTGTTCTTTCGTCCGGGTTACGTAGCACTTATTACGTTAACAAGACACAGGTAACGCTACATCCCCAAGGCGCTTTAGCTGTAGGACGTTTACTTTTCCCTCTGTTACCTGCTGATACCCAAGCGGTAGCTGGTTTAACGCTAGGTGCTGACCCAATTGTGACCGCAGTCAGCGTGGTTTCTGTCTATGAAAATCGACCGATTCCAGCGCTGATTATTCGTAAAGAAGCTAAAGGTTATGGAACCAGGGCTTATATTGAAGGGCCTAGTTTGCCAGAAGGCGCAAAGGTTGTAGTTTTGGAAGATGTGGTCACGACAGGACAATCTGCTCTTAAGGCAGTTAACCGTCTACAAGAAGCAGGTTATACCGTAGATAGAGTAATTGCACTAGTAGACCGTTTGCAAGGAGGTGGAGAGTTATATCAATCTGCTGGATTAAATTTTGAAGCGTTATTTTCGATTGAGGAGATTCAAAAGCGGTATCGGGAATTAGGAAAATAGTTAGGTATTGAAAGATGCGTACACCTTCAGTGTACGCATTCCTCTTCATTTCACCTACAAAGATATAACTAAGTACTGTGAACCATAATTTGCTGTTCTCAGCAAGTTCGCTCATGAATACTATCTAATTCGACTGCTAGATAGATTTCGTCTACGGTAATCTTTACCTGATCAAGTTGCAATCTGCTGTAGTTGAAAACCCATTATCTATTTGCTAAATATTCATACATCTGCCAACGCGAATTTACTTCGGCTTGTGCTTGTTCTAGCAGTTGTTTTGAAACTTCCGGCTTACTCTTAGCAAGCATTTTGAAGCGATTTTCTTGATACATTGATTGTTCTACCGATTGCTTCGGTGCTTTCATATCCAATTGCAAGGGATTCTTACCCTGTTTCTGCAATTCAGGATTATACCGATAAAGCAGCCAACGCCCTGATTCTATCAAGGATTTTTGGTGATTCATGCCTGTGGTCATATTGATGCCGTGGGCGATGCAATGGCTGTAAGCAATAATCAAGGATGGGCCGTTGAAGGCTTCGGCTTCTAAAAATGCTCTCAGAGTATGTTCATCTCTTGCGCCTAAAGCTACACTCGCTACGTAGACATTTCCGTAGGTCATGGCGATTAAGCCTAGGTCTTTTTTCGGTGCAGGCTTACCACTAGCGGCAAATTTAGCGACGGCGGCTTTGGGGGTGGCTTTTGATGATTGTCCGCCTGTGTTGGAATATACTTCTGTATCCATCACCAGGATATTCACATTGCGATCGCTGGCTAAAACATGGTCGATACCGCCAAAGTCAATATCATACGCCCAGCCGTCACCGCCGACAATCCAGACGCTTTTTCTGACTAGGTAATCTGCAAGAGATTTGAGATTTTGGAGTTGGGATATAAGATTGGGGTCGGATACGCAATTGCTGATTTCATCTAGTCGTTTCTTCAGCAATTCTACCCGTTCCCGTTGTTCCCAAATATCAGCTTCGGTGTTTTGCGTGGCGTTGAGGATGGAGTTAATGAGGTTATCATCAATTTCACCACGGAATTGTTGCAGCAATTCCGCCGCAAATTCGGCTTGCTTATCTAAGGAAAGGCGGAAGCCAAAACCAAATTCGGCGTTATCTTCAAATAAGCTATTCGACCAAGCTGGGCCTCTTCCTTCGGCGTTGGTTGTCCAAGGAGTTGTGGGTAAATTTCCGCCGTAGATGGAAGAACAACCGGTTGCGTTGGCAATCACGGAGCGATCGCCAAACAATTGGGTTAATAATTTTAAATAGGGTGTCTCGCCACAACCAGCACAAGCACCAGAAAATTCAAATAATGGTTCTTGCAGTTGTTGTTGGCGAATTTGGTTGAGTTTGAGTGGTCTGCGGTCGGGATGAGGCAAACTTAAGAAGAAATCCCAGTTTTTCCGTTCTTGTTCTCTCAAAGGTAGCTGCTGCGCCATGTTAATCGCTTTTTTCAATGGCTCAGTTTTATTTTTGGCTGGGCAGACATTCACACAAATAGCGCAGCCTGTACAATCTTCTGGGGCTACCTGAATGGTAAATTTCTGGTTGGCGAAGTCTCTATCTTTCGCATCAACTGACTTAAAGCTGGGTGGTGCATTAACCAATTCACTCGGCTGATAAGCCTTGGCGCGGATGGCGCTGTGAGGACATACCATCACGCACTTACTACATTGTACGCAGACATCTTCATCCCAGACAGGAATTTCTTGGGCGACGTTGCGCTTTTCCCATTTAGTTGTACCTGTGGGGAATGTACCGTCTGCTGGTAGGCTACTTACAGGTAGATCATCACCTTCCCAGATCATGATTTTACCCAGAACTTCGCGGACAAATTCTGGTGCGCTGTCAAGTTGTGTATTTTCGTTTAGGGTTTTGGGCTGGTGAATTATTTGGGGAATGTCTACCTTATGTAGATTAGCTAGAGTGTTGTCTACAGCTTGTAAATTCATGCGGACAACTTCCGCGCCTTTTTTACCGTAGGTTTTCTCAATTGCTTGCTTAATTTTAGCGATCGCTTCTTCTTGGGATAAAACATTAGCTAAGGCAAAGAAGCACACCTGCATAATGGTGTTAATTCTCCCACCCATGCCGCTACTACGGGCGACTTGATTAGCATTAATTACATATAATTTCAGGTGCTTATCGATAATTTGCTGCTGTACCTTTACGGGTAAATATTGCCAAACAGTATCCGCATCATACGGACTATTAACTAAAATCGTCGCCCCAGGAATCGCTGCTTTGAGAATGTCAATATTTTCTAAAA
The genomic region above belongs to Calothrix sp. NIES-2098 and contains:
- a CDS encoding oxidoreductase domain-containing protein, yielding MQDSMSVAEPNLYTQRNQPRPIRIGVIGVGNMGQHHTRVLSSMKDVELVGVSDINVERGLETASKYKVKFFEDYCDLLPHVEAVCIAVPTRLHYAVGINCLLAGIHVLIEKPIAASISEAESLVNAAAESQCILQVGHIERFNPAFRELSKVLKTEELLAIEAHRMSPYSDRANDVSVVLDLMIHDIDLLLELAASPVVKLTASGSRALDSGYLDYVTATLGFANGIVATLTASKVTHRKIRRIVAHCKNSFTEADFLKNEILIHRQMNANSLNDHRQVLYRQDGLIEKVYTTNIQPLSAELEHFVNCVHGGNQPSVGGEQALKALRLASLIEQMALEDRVWNPLDWQSESRVQSLTPTV
- a CDS encoding exsB protein; this translates as MKAVILLSGGLDSSTILYQAKAEGYECHALSFDYRQRHQRELQSALLVAQKAGVAKHQVVNFDLRQWGGSALTDDRIDLPEERSLDEMSQNIPVTYVPARNTIFLSFALAYSEAIAAQRVYIGVNALDYSGYPDCRPDYIQAMQEVFRLGTKQGREGEPITIAAPLINLKKTEIIQLGNQLGVPWELTWSCYAGADVACGVCDSCRLRLAAFAELGLKDPILYAQ
- a CDS encoding orotate phosphoribosyltransferase, coding for MTYSTETLNQSDIWAATADLSTLRSKLLDLFCQLAYQEGDFVLSSGLRSTYYVNKTQVTLHPQGALAVGRLLFPLLPADTQAVAGLTLGADPIVTAVSVVSVYENRPIPALIIRKEAKGYGTRAYIEGPSLPEGAKVVVLEDVVTTGQSALKAVNRLQEAGYTVDRVIALVDRLQGGGELYQSAGLNFEALFSIEEIQKRYRELGK
- a CDS encoding pyruvate flavodoxin/ferredoxin oxidoreductase domain-containing protein, with amino-acid sequence MNKTFATIDGNEAVSRIAYKLNEVIAIYPITPSSTMGEWADAWAAENRPNLWGTVPSVVQMQSEGGAAGAVHGALQTGSLSTTFTASQGLLLMIPNLYKIAGELTSATIHVAARSLATHALSIFGDHSDVMAARATGFALLCSASVQENLDFALIAYAATLEARVPFMHFFDGFRTSHEVQKVKLLADDDLRSLIDDNLILAHRNRALTPDRPVLRGTAQNPDIYFQAREGANPYYSATPAIVQRLMNEFGDRTGRYYQIYEYHGAPDAERVIVIMGSGCETVHETVNYLNNQGEKVGVVKVRLFRPFDVERFIAALPNTVKAIAVLDRTKEPGSAGEPLYLDVVAAIHESNPKSKIQNLKSIVGGRYGLSSKEFTPAMVKGVFDNLALPTPKNHFTIGINDDVSHTSLSFDSNFSTEADNVVRAMFYGLGSDGTVGANKNSIKIIGEETDNYAQGYFVYDSKKSGSMTVSHLRFGPQPIRSTYLIDKANFIGCHHWGFLENIDILKAAIPGATILVNSPYDADTVWQYLPVKVQQQIIDKHLKLYVINANQVARSSGMGGRINTIMQVCFFALANVLSQEEAIAKIKQAIEKTYGKKGAEVVRMNLQAVDNTLANLHKVDIPQIIHQPKTLNENTQLDSAPEFVREVLGKIMIWEGDDLPVSSLPADGTFPTGTTKWEKRNVAQEIPVWDEDVCVQCSKCVMVCPHSAIRAKAYQPSELVNAPPSFKSVDAKDRDFANQKFTIQVAPEDCTGCAICVNVCPAKNKTEPLKKAINMAQQLPLREQERKNWDFFLSLPHPDRRPLKLNQIRQQQLQEPLFEFSGACAGCGETPYLKLLTQLFGDRSVIANATGCSSIYGGNLPTTPWTTNAEGRGPAWSNSLFEDNAEFGFGFRLSLDKQAEFAAELLQQFRGEIDDNLINSILNATQNTEADIWEQRERVELLKKRLDEISNCVSDPNLISQLQNLKSLADYLVRKSVWIVGGDGWAYDIDFGGIDHVLASDRNVNILVMDTEVYSNTGGQSSKATPKAAVAKFAASGKPAPKKDLGLIAMTYGNVYVASVALGARDEHTLRAFLEAEAFNGPSLIIAYSHCIAHGINMTTGMNHQKSLIESGRWLLYRYNPELQKQGKNPLQLDMKAPKQSVEQSMYQENRFKMLAKSKPEVSKQLLEQAQAEVNSRWQMYEYLANR